In the genome of Paenibacillus pabuli, one region contains:
- the uvsE gene encoding UV DNA damage repair endonuclease UvsE: MLVRFGYVAMSVLVENASPSRTMTMASFKKIDDREAAIRKLERIAAENLHNTLRLLRHNKGSHIHVYRFSSKLIPLATHEDLSDWDPFPALKQDFAAIGDFVKENEMRVSFHPDHFTVLSTPREEVLRNSMRDLRHHVRMLDAMGLNATAKNNIHIGGAYGDKPSAALRFEENFLKLDRDIQERMTLENDDKTFNAPETLSVCQRMGLPMVLDIHHQWVNNEGEQPWDLWPDILKTWESPLAQADSPADKPLPPKIHVSSPKSEKDLRGHADGVEVEPMLAFLRHIAADTPALDVMIEAKRKDEALVQLMQKLAFYHEEGVEWVDESTVIIHP, from the coding sequence ATGCTTGTACGTTTCGGTTACGTTGCAATGTCCGTGCTTGTGGAGAATGCCTCACCCTCCCGTACGATGACCATGGCCAGTTTCAAAAAGATAGATGACAGGGAAGCGGCAATTCGCAAGCTGGAACGGATTGCGGCCGAGAATTTGCATAATACATTACGTTTGCTCAGACACAATAAAGGCAGCCATATTCATGTGTATCGTTTTTCTTCCAAATTAATTCCGCTGGCAACTCATGAGGATCTGAGTGATTGGGACCCGTTTCCCGCGCTAAAACAGGATTTTGCCGCGATTGGCGATTTTGTGAAGGAGAACGAGATGCGTGTGTCTTTCCACCCGGATCATTTTACGGTACTCAGTACACCGAGGGAGGAAGTGCTGCGCAACTCCATGCGCGACCTTCGTCATCATGTACGTATGCTGGATGCCATGGGGCTGAATGCCACTGCCAAGAACAATATACATATTGGTGGTGCATATGGGGACAAGCCTAGTGCAGCGCTGCGTTTTGAAGAAAATTTTCTGAAGCTGGATCGGGATATTCAGGAACGCATGACGCTCGAAAATGATGACAAGACCTTCAATGCACCCGAGACACTTTCGGTATGTCAACGTATGGGGTTGCCCATGGTGCTGGATATCCATCATCAATGGGTGAACAATGAAGGCGAACAGCCGTGGGATCTCTGGCCAGATATATTGAAGACGTGGGAGTCCCCGCTTGCCCAAGCGGATTCACCGGCAGACAAGCCGTTACCGCCCAAAATTCACGTCTCCAGTCCCAAGAGCGAAAAGGACCTGCGTGGCCATGCTGATGGTGTTGAGGTGGAGCCGATGCTCGCTTTTTTACGTCATATTGCAGCAGATACACCCGCCCTTGATGTGATGATTGAGGCCAAACGCAAGGATGAAGCTCTGGTGCAGTTGATGCAGAAACTAGCATTCTATCACGAAGAGGGTGTGGAGTGGGTGGACGAGTCGACGGTCATCATTCATCCGTAG
- a CDS encoding inositol monophosphatase family protein, translating into MNEKEKTPYVVTSKSYTAVAINAASKAGEWIKSRLGTVGEPGTKYSPQDLVTEVDKGAEQMIRRLILTHFPDHAILGEEGVEPGPEASAKALKEAEEEEFLWIVDPVDGTTNFVHGFPFYSVSIALSHNGEVIVGVIYDPSRDEMFVAEKGKGAYVHGNRMLVSGEQELAQSLIAVGFPADTTYALPINMAAVQALAPQVRSLRAGGSAALHLAYVAAGRLSAYTEVGLKPWDIAAGALLVEESGGKVTDTVGTPYQLSVSHVVASNGKIHDALTGVLKEAKATGLE; encoded by the coding sequence TTGAATGAGAAGGAAAAAACACCTTATGTCGTGACAAGCAAAAGCTATACTGCCGTCGCCATTAATGCTGCTTCGAAGGCTGGAGAGTGGATCAAGAGCCGTCTCGGAACGGTGGGGGAACCCGGAACCAAATATTCGCCGCAGGATCTTGTTACTGAAGTGGATAAAGGTGCGGAGCAGATGATCCGCCGCCTGATTTTGACGCATTTTCCCGATCATGCCATTCTTGGTGAAGAGGGCGTCGAACCGGGACCTGAAGCTTCGGCGAAGGCACTGAAAGAAGCTGAGGAAGAAGAGTTTCTCTGGATTGTGGACCCCGTGGACGGAACGACGAATTTTGTACACGGATTCCCGTTCTACTCCGTATCCATCGCTTTGTCCCATAACGGAGAGGTGATTGTGGGGGTAATCTACGATCCTTCCCGTGATGAGATGTTTGTTGCGGAAAAAGGAAAAGGCGCTTACGTCCACGGTAACCGGATGCTTGTATCTGGTGAACAGGAACTGGCTCAGAGCCTGATCGCGGTTGGCTTCCCGGCGGATACAACCTACGCGCTGCCGATCAATATGGCTGCTGTTCAGGCGCTTGCACCGCAAGTACGCAGTCTGCGTGCAGGTGGTTCTGCAGCCCTGCATTTGGCATATGTTGCGGCCGGTCGCCTCAGCGCTTATACCGAAGTCGGGCTGAAACCTTGGGATATTGCCGCAGGTGCTCTGCTGGTTGAGGAATCCGGCGGTAAGGTAACTGATACCGTGGGAACCCCTTACCAACTGTCGGTGAGTCATGTGGTTGCCAGCAATGGCAAGATTCATGATGCACTGACGGGTGTGCTGAAGGAAGCAAAGGCAACAGGTCTGGAGTGA
- a CDS encoding stalk domain-containing protein produces the protein MKRKRIWRSTAAGLTASMLAGMLILASSAQSALAADSNTLPAGTTTASLPANKDAIAVTKEFRIVTLGDSITVGYEPNLKELPYGYVERLQEQGLLHGRIQVDNYGIAGLKSSGLKNFADAIKEGKALTSDAIQPSLPDPRAGQVGANIAAIRESVAGANLVAITIGGNDVSELLGSADKLGDAELQAKVKELLSSYTANVSAVINDIHEINPNAKIVIADQYQPMPEVAGKALYAKLMEASQGFTTTIDGIATEFSAKGMDVKVAHVAKEFVGGEGTMTHMIKDRDFHPNQLGYEAIAKVFAETIWGDYTKLTVPAAGQPMNIIVSGKTLDTPYKPIIRNGKNFVAIQDIVNAVGATTVWDNKTSTATITYGDRKVAVKIGATAVQVNGASVAVDTPAFLNKVGKESKTYVPLAMVAEGLGFDVQYVAKLKTVFVNP, from the coding sequence ATGAAGCGTAAACGCATATGGAGAAGTACCGCCGCGGGATTAACGGCAAGTATGCTGGCAGGCATGCTGATTTTGGCATCATCCGCACAGTCCGCTCTTGCTGCGGATAGCAATACGTTACCTGCGGGAACTACAACAGCATCTTTGCCTGCGAACAAGGATGCCATAGCAGTAACCAAGGAATTCCGCATCGTTACATTGGGGGATTCCATCACAGTAGGTTATGAACCGAATCTTAAAGAACTGCCATATGGTTATGTAGAACGATTACAGGAGCAAGGCCTGCTTCACGGGCGTATTCAGGTGGACAACTATGGTATTGCCGGATTGAAGAGCAGTGGTCTGAAAAACTTTGCAGATGCGATTAAAGAAGGGAAAGCGCTCACTTCCGATGCGATTCAGCCGAGCCTTCCTGATCCAAGAGCAGGACAAGTTGGAGCCAATATTGCTGCCATCCGGGAGAGTGTAGCTGGAGCCAATCTGGTTGCCATCACCATTGGAGGTAACGATGTTTCCGAGCTGCTCGGTTCAGCAGATAAGCTTGGTGATGCAGAACTGCAAGCAAAAGTGAAAGAATTGCTATCTTCCTATACAGCCAATGTTAGCGCAGTTATCAATGATATTCATGAGATTAATCCTAATGCCAAAATTGTAATCGCAGATCAGTACCAACCCATGCCTGAAGTAGCTGGAAAAGCACTTTATGCGAAACTGATGGAAGCTTCCCAAGGGTTTACTACGACCATTGATGGAATTGCGACTGAATTTTCCGCTAAAGGGATGGATGTAAAAGTGGCTCATGTCGCCAAGGAGTTTGTTGGCGGTGAAGGCACGATGACACACATGATTAAGGACCGTGATTTCCACCCGAACCAGTTGGGATACGAAGCCATTGCCAAAGTATTTGCAGAAACGATCTGGGGCGATTACACCAAGCTGACAGTTCCCGCCGCAGGCCAACCGATGAATATCATCGTCAGTGGTAAAACGCTGGATACGCCGTACAAACCAATCATCCGCAATGGCAAAAACTTTGTGGCGATTCAGGATATCGTGAACGCCGTTGGTGCAACTACGGTATGGGATAACAAAACTTCAACCGCAACCATTACATACGGAGATCGGAAGGTTGCCGTGAAAATTGGGGCAACGGCTGTTCAGGTGAATGGGGCATCCGTAGCTGTGGATACACCTGCATTCCTGAACAAGGTTGGTAAGGAGTCCAAAACATATGTACCTCTTGCCATGGTAGCCGAAGGTCTAGGCTTTGATGTACAGTATGTAGCCAAGTTAAAAACCGTTTTTGTGAATCCGTAA